From one Tsukamurella tyrosinosolvens genomic stretch:
- a CDS encoding NAD(P)H-hydrate dehydratase translates to MRHYHHPDSVRAAEAPLLAVLPDGALMRRAAHGLAGVCAAELAARTGGTAGRRVTLLVGSGDNGGDALFAGAFLRRRGVAVEAVLLAPDRAHAAGLRALRRAGGRIVGAPRRPDLVVDGIVGISARGALRPEAADLVAGITAPIVAADTPSGVDVRTGVVHGPAVSAAVTVAFGALKPVHALAPARCGRIELIDIGLAFPSDRSAGELLAYDDADLAALWPVPGPADDKYSLGVLGVVAGGATYPGAGVLATGAAIRATSGMVRYAGTARDAVLAAWPEAVASDDVADAGRVQAWAAGPGMGVDGAAADRLARVLDQDLPTVLDADALTLLAEHPGLLAGRSAPTVLTPHAGEFARLVGPVGNDRVAAVREAARELDATVLLKGHVTVIAAPDGTVVADTAGSSWAATPGSGDVLTGLVGKLLASGLAPLAAAACAARVHGLAAARAADGAPTHAAAISAAVPGVLRVVLRD, encoded by the coding sequence GTGCGGCACTATCACCACCCCGACTCCGTGCGTGCGGCGGAGGCTCCGCTCCTCGCCGTCCTGCCCGACGGTGCCCTCATGCGCCGCGCCGCCCACGGCCTCGCGGGTGTCTGCGCGGCGGAACTGGCCGCGCGGACGGGCGGCACCGCGGGGCGGCGCGTGACGCTGCTCGTGGGCTCCGGCGACAACGGCGGCGATGCGCTGTTCGCCGGCGCGTTCCTGCGGCGCCGTGGCGTCGCGGTCGAGGCGGTGCTGCTGGCGCCCGACCGCGCTCACGCCGCGGGTCTGCGGGCGCTGCGCCGCGCGGGCGGCCGCATCGTCGGCGCGCCCCGCCGCCCGGACCTCGTGGTCGACGGCATCGTCGGGATCAGCGCCCGCGGCGCCCTCCGCCCGGAGGCCGCGGACCTCGTCGCCGGGATCACCGCGCCGATCGTCGCGGCGGACACCCCGTCGGGCGTCGACGTCCGCACCGGCGTCGTGCACGGCCCGGCCGTCTCCGCCGCCGTCACCGTCGCCTTCGGTGCCCTCAAACCCGTGCACGCGCTCGCCCCCGCCCGCTGCGGCCGGATCGAGCTGATCGACATCGGCCTCGCGTTCCCCTCCGACCGGAGCGCGGGCGAGCTGCTCGCCTACGACGACGCCGACCTGGCCGCGCTCTGGCCCGTCCCCGGCCCCGCCGACGACAAGTACAGCCTCGGCGTGCTCGGCGTCGTCGCCGGCGGCGCGACCTACCCGGGCGCCGGCGTGCTGGCGACGGGCGCGGCGATCCGCGCGACGTCGGGCATGGTCCGGTACGCCGGCACCGCCCGCGACGCGGTGCTCGCCGCCTGGCCGGAGGCGGTCGCGAGCGACGACGTCGCGGACGCCGGGCGGGTGCAGGCCTGGGCCGCCGGCCCGGGCATGGGCGTCGACGGTGCCGCCGCGGACCGTCTGGCCCGCGTGCTCGACCAGGACCTCCCGACGGTGCTCGACGCGGACGCCCTCACGCTGCTCGCCGAGCACCCGGGCCTGCTCGCGGGCCGCTCCGCGCCGACGGTGCTCACCCCGCACGCGGGGGAGTTCGCCCGGCTCGTGGGCCCCGTCGGCAACGACCGGGTCGCGGCCGTGCGGGAGGCGGCCCGCGAGCTCGACGCGACCGTCCTGCTCAAGGGGCACGTCACCGTCATCGCGGCCCCCGACGGCACCGTCGTGGCCGACACCGCCGGCTCGTCGTGGGCGGCGACGCCCGGCTCGGGCGACGTGCTGACCGGGCTCGTCGGCAAGCTCCTCGCCTCCGGGCTCGCCCCGCTCGCCGCGGCCGCCTGCGCCGCGCGGGTGCACGGACTCGCCGCGGCCCGCGCCGCCGACGGCGCCCCGACGCACGCCGCCGCGATCAGCGCGGCGGTGCCGGGCGTCCTGCGCGTCGTGCTGCGCGACTAG
- a CDS encoding HAD family hydrolase: MTSGGTGYAGVLFDFSGTLFRLEPDPAWFAGLADAEGRILDDAAQRELLHRMTVPVGPPVPMEGEALRTWHARDLSSADHRDAYLHILEHSGIADAAERERLYGEFSNPLNWTIYPDTAAVLRAARDAGLTVGVLSNIGYDIRPAFEREGIADLVDQFVLSFEVGHAKPDLAVFHAATAALGLPPERVLMVGDSAEADGASRAIGCGFAQVEPLPVDARPAGLLDAVRAAGAI, from the coding sequence ATGACATCGGGTGGGACCGGCTACGCCGGTGTGCTGTTCGACTTCTCGGGGACGCTGTTCCGGCTGGAGCCGGACCCGGCGTGGTTCGCGGGGCTCGCCGACGCCGAGGGGCGCATCCTCGACGATGCGGCCCAGCGCGAGCTGTTGCACCGGATGACGGTGCCGGTCGGGCCGCCCGTCCCGATGGAGGGTGAGGCGCTGCGCACCTGGCACGCGAGGGATCTGTCCTCCGCCGACCACCGCGACGCCTACCTGCACATCCTCGAGCATTCCGGCATCGCCGACGCGGCCGAGCGGGAGCGGCTCTACGGCGAGTTCTCGAACCCGCTGAACTGGACGATCTACCCCGACACCGCCGCGGTGCTGCGGGCGGCGCGCGACGCCGGCCTCACCGTGGGCGTGCTCTCCAACATCGGCTACGACATCCGCCCCGCGTTCGAGCGCGAGGGCATCGCCGACCTCGTCGACCAGTTCGTCCTCTCCTTCGAGGTGGGCCACGCCAAGCCCGACCTCGCGGTCTTCCACGCCGCCACCGCCGCGCTCGGGCTGCCCCCGGAGCGGGTGCTCATGGTCGGCGACAGCGCCGAGGCCGACGGTGCCTCCCGCGCCATCGGCTGCGGGTTCGCGCAGGTCGAGCCGCTGCCCGTCGACGCCCGCCCGGCCGGCCTGCTCGACGCGGTGCGCGCCGCCGGCGCGATCTGA
- the glmM gene encoding phosphoglucosamine mutase has product MGRLFGTDGVRGLANKDLTADLALKLSAAAAAVLGAHDLEGRDRPFAVVGWDPRASSEMLSAAVSAGLTSAGVDVLLVGVMPTPAVAHLVAEYDAALGVMISASHNPMPDNGIKFFTRGGHKLEDAQEDAIEAALDDPAPPRPTGAAIGRVKRAFDAVDRYVAHLESAVHVPLAGLKVVVDAANGAASTVAAKAYRDAGAEVIAIHDDPDGLNINRDCGSTHLEGLRAAVLAHEADLGLGHDGDADRCLAIDANGRTVDGDAIMAILAIAMDEAGELTDHTLVATVMSNLGLHLAMKAAGITLRTAAVGDRYVLEELRNGGYALGGEQSGHVVLPALGTTGDGVLTGLKIMERMAQTGSSLAELASVLTVLPQVLVNVRVIDKAAAMASADLVTALAAEEAALGEAGRILLRPSGTEPLVRVMVEAPTEEVARGTAERLAGLIS; this is encoded by the coding sequence ATGGGGCGTCTGTTCGGGACCGACGGTGTGCGCGGCCTGGCCAACAAGGATCTGACCGCCGACCTGGCGCTGAAGCTGTCCGCCGCCGCGGCGGCCGTGCTCGGCGCCCACGATCTCGAGGGCCGGGATCGGCCGTTCGCGGTCGTCGGCTGGGACCCGAGGGCATCGTCGGAGATGCTCTCCGCGGCGGTCTCCGCGGGCCTGACCAGCGCCGGCGTCGACGTGCTGCTCGTGGGCGTGATGCCCACGCCCGCCGTCGCGCACCTGGTGGCCGAGTACGACGCCGCGCTCGGCGTGATGATCTCCGCCTCGCACAATCCCATGCCGGACAACGGCATCAAGTTCTTCACCCGCGGCGGGCACAAGCTGGAGGACGCGCAGGAGGACGCCATCGAGGCGGCCCTCGACGATCCCGCCCCGCCGCGCCCGACGGGCGCCGCGATCGGCCGCGTCAAGCGCGCCTTCGACGCCGTCGACCGGTACGTCGCGCACCTGGAGTCGGCCGTCCACGTCCCCCTCGCCGGTCTGAAGGTGGTCGTCGACGCCGCCAACGGCGCCGCCTCGACGGTGGCCGCGAAGGCCTATCGCGACGCGGGCGCCGAGGTGATCGCGATCCACGACGATCCCGACGGCCTCAACATCAACCGCGACTGCGGCTCCACGCATCTGGAGGGCCTGCGCGCGGCGGTGCTGGCGCACGAGGCCGACCTGGGCCTCGGGCACGACGGTGACGCCGACCGCTGCCTCGCCATCGACGCGAACGGGCGGACCGTCGACGGCGACGCCATCATGGCGATCCTCGCGATCGCGATGGACGAGGCCGGCGAGCTCACCGACCACACCCTCGTCGCGACGGTCATGAGCAACCTCGGCCTGCACCTCGCGATGAAGGCCGCGGGCATCACCCTGCGCACCGCCGCCGTGGGCGACCGGTACGTCCTCGAGGAGCTGCGCAACGGCGGCTACGCCCTGGGCGGCGAGCAGTCCGGGCACGTCGTGCTGCCGGCGCTCGGCACCACGGGCGACGGCGTGCTCACGGGCCTGAAGATCATGGAGCGGATGGCGCAGACGGGCTCGTCGCTCGCCGAGCTGGCGTCGGTGCTCACGGTGTTGCCGCAGGTGCTCGTGAACGTGCGCGTGATCGACAAGGCCGCGGCGATGGCCTCCGCGGACCTGGTCACGGCGCTGGCCGCGGAGGAGGCCGCGCTCGGCGAGGCCGGCCGGATCCTGCTGCGCCCGTCGGGGACGGAGCCGCTGGTCCGCGTCATGGTCGAGGCGCCCACCGAGGAGGTCGCCCGCGGCACCGCGGAGCGGCTCGCGGGTCTCATCTCCTGA
- the rpsI gene encoding 30S ribosomal protein S9, with protein sequence MSDTIENNESDAEVVPNEYTSETPEAASAETRAPRGPVVIDRPIQTVGRRKEAVVRVRLTAGTGNFVLNGRTIEDYFPNKLHQQLVKDPLNTVERLESFDIAANLSGGGPSGQAGALRLAIARALIEVSPEDRPALKRAGFLTRDPRAVERKKYGLKKARKASQYSKR encoded by the coding sequence GTGAGCGACACGATCGAGAACAACGAGTCCGACGCCGAGGTCGTTCCCAACGAGTACACCTCGGAGACCCCCGAGGCGGCCTCGGCCGAGACCCGCGCCCCCCGTGGCCCCGTGGTCATCGACCGCCCCATCCAGACCGTCGGCCGCCGCAAGGAGGCCGTGGTTCGGGTGCGTCTGACCGCCGGTACCGGCAACTTCGTGCTGAACGGCCGCACCATCGAGGACTACTTCCCCAACAAGCTGCACCAGCAGCTGGTGAAGGATCCGCTGAACACCGTCGAGCGCCTCGAGTCCTTCGACATCGCCGCGAACCTCTCCGGTGGCGGCCCGTCGGGCCAGGCGGGCGCGCTGCGCCTCGCCATCGCCCGCGCGCTGATCGAGGTCTCGCCCGAGGACCGTCCCGCGCTCAAGCGCGCCGGCTTCCTCACGCGTGACCCGCGTGCCGTCGAGCGCAAGAAGTACGGCCTGAAGAAGGCCCGTAAGGCCTCGCAGTACAGCAAGCGCTGA
- the rplM gene encoding 50S ribosomal protein L13, translating to MPTYTPKAGDVTRQWHVIDASDVVLGRLAVAAANLLRGKHKPTYAPNVDSGDYVIIINAEKVALSGAKLTDKRHYRHSGFPGGLSSRTISEVLGSKNPERVVQKAVLGMIPKNKLGSAIGGKLKVYAGPNHPHTAQQPVPYEIKQVAQQ from the coding sequence GTGCCTACTTACACCCCGAAGGCGGGTGACGTGACCCGGCAGTGGCACGTCATCGACGCATCCGACGTGGTGCTCGGCCGCCTCGCCGTCGCAGCTGCCAACCTGCTGCGCGGCAAGCACAAGCCGACCTACGCCCCCAACGTGGACAGCGGCGACTACGTCATCATCATCAACGCCGAGAAGGTCGCCCTGTCGGGCGCCAAGCTCACCGACAAGCGGCACTACCGCCACTCGGGCTTCCCGGGCGGCCTGAGCTCGCGCACCATCAGCGAGGTCCTCGGCTCCAAGAACCCGGAGCGCGTGGTGCAGAAGGCTGTTCTGGGCATGATCCCGAAGAACAAGCTGGGCAGCGCCATCGGCGGCAAGCTGAAGGTCTACGCCGGCCCGAACCACCCCCACACCGCGCAGCAGCCGGTTCCCTACGAGATCAAGCAGGTGGCGCAGCAGTGA
- a CDS encoding LLM class flavin-dependent oxidoreductase: protein MTRPFRFAVTALPVPQLGDWATYARSVESDGFDVLALPENYPLPDGFTSAAVALGATSTLEVANYVVASPLHDPKHAAWQAHSLATISGGRYRFGIGTGRPDVAGDAAALGVPFGAGAERLARVVDTLDALAALDGAGHTPVLMAAGGPKALAVARERADTVAVAAAPTTPAAALAELTAPLRDRVELATSVFAVNGFAPDYVSAFIGGDLDALRAVDNPALLDGSVDEICETLIRRREEYGFSLIVLGGHTLEAMRPVVSRLAGT from the coding sequence ATGACCAGACCATTCCGCTTCGCGGTGACCGCACTGCCGGTCCCGCAGCTCGGCGACTGGGCGACCTACGCCCGGTCGGTGGAGTCCGACGGCTTCGACGTGCTCGCGCTCCCCGAGAACTACCCGCTGCCCGACGGTTTCACGTCGGCAGCGGTGGCGCTCGGCGCGACCTCGACGCTGGAGGTGGCGAACTACGTAGTGGCGTCGCCGCTGCACGACCCGAAGCACGCGGCGTGGCAGGCGCATTCGCTGGCGACGATCAGCGGCGGCCGGTACCGGTTCGGCATCGGCACGGGCCGCCCCGACGTGGCCGGCGACGCCGCTGCCCTCGGCGTGCCCTTCGGCGCGGGCGCCGAGCGCCTGGCCCGGGTCGTGGACACCCTCGACGCGCTCGCCGCGCTCGACGGTGCCGGGCACACCCCGGTGCTCATGGCCGCGGGCGGCCCGAAGGCCCTCGCGGTGGCGCGGGAGCGGGCCGACACGGTGGCCGTGGCCGCGGCCCCCACCACCCCGGCCGCGGCGCTCGCGGAACTGACCGCACCGCTGCGGGACCGGGTGGAGCTGGCGACGTCGGTCTTCGCGGTGAACGGCTTCGCCCCCGACTACGTGAGCGCGTTCATCGGCGGCGACCTCGACGCGCTGCGCGCCGTGGACAACCCGGCGCTGCTGGACGGGTCCGTGGACGAGATCTGCGAGACCCTGATCCGCCGGCGCGAGGAGTACGGCTTCTCGCTCATCGTGCTCGGCGGGCACACCCTGGAGGCGATGCGCCCGGTGGTCTCGCGCCTGGCCGGGACGTGA
- the eccCa gene encoding type VII secretion protein EccCa, which produces MADTTDVVFEPVTEGFARKQRLAPPRTPGGEVALQAPPEIPRAVPGGLLGKLLPVVMVVAVIGMIALMFTSGSAMMQSPFMMMFPIMMLMSMFGMYGMNNRGNGATAAELNEDRKDYLRYLGQIRSQVDRTRTEQRAALEWIHPDPAALPGCVGSRRMWERRPADPDFLHVRVGVGSQRLATRLVPPETGPLEDLEPVSTVALRRFVRHCASVPGLPVAVALRGFPAVGLSGPRAEVFDTARAMLLALAALHGPDHVRIVVATPDVDSAEWGWLKWLPHVAHPTECDSLGPVRTVYGSASELEDAIAPELADRGPFARSAPVDPTRTHYVILLDRGIAVTPGGALDAAVGIDGVTVLDLSPEPDALAVRSGLQLVIDDARRLGARSAAGVEYFAQPDAVTAGAAQVTARRIGRFRPASMAELLDFDGDAGATDPGLPALIGIADAAAITPETVWRERTARERLRVPIGVGPRGEPVEIDLKEAAENGMGPHGLCIGATGSGKSEFLRTLVLSMVATHPPEALNLVLVDFKGGATFLGLESLHHVAAVITNLEEEIAMVDRMRDALSGEMNRRQEVLRRAGNFANVGEYEKARRAGAPLEPMPALVVIVDEFSELLSQKPDFAELFVAIGRLGRSLHIHLLLASQRLEEGKLRGLDSHLSYRIGLKTFSASESRAVLGVPDAYHLPSTPGAGFLKFDADPPRRFHASYVSGEYEPPSSAASTVRRGTVGSAAVREYLNAPAPIERRRSPGLPEGLMRIPAQPGDPVPPTGAPGASAPGMGAPSLLQTMVARLAGHGLPAHEVWLPPLDESAPVGELAQHLRRTDSTSLRVAIGVVDRPYDQRRDLLVVDLNGAQGNVAVVGGPQSGKSTALRTLIVSTALTHTPRQAQFYVLDFGGGSLASIAGVPHVGSVAGRLDPDRVRRTVAEVTGVIRHREAAFREHGVASMDQYRAHPAAAADPFGDVFLVIDGWQVLRSEFESLEPQVNAIAAQGLSYGVHLMIAASRWGEVRPAVKDQLGTRIELRLGDPMDSEMGRRVASSVPVGRPGRGITGEQLHMLVALPCGAESDDLPAAQEALVAEIGERYADHAPEVRMLPDVVLRDRIPARRDAPPTHAVFGVGESELAAATLQFESQPFFLVLGDSECGKTETLRTIIAGLVAGGTPKQTKIVLVDYRRTLLGVIESDHLAGYASSSDALTPMVDHLVRVLRERCPGADVTPQQLKERSWWTGPDIYLIVDDYDLVASAAGNPLAPLLELLPQARDIGLKVIIARRSGGLARGLYESFLARIRDLAADGLVMSGSREEGTVLGAVKMSPQPPGRGTWVSRARGVELVQVAMVAEPEGVSGPDAP; this is translated from the coding sequence GTGGCTGACACGACCGACGTTGTTTTCGAGCCGGTCACCGAGGGGTTCGCGCGCAAGCAGCGGCTCGCGCCGCCGCGCACGCCCGGCGGGGAGGTGGCGCTGCAGGCGCCGCCGGAGATCCCGCGCGCCGTCCCGGGCGGGCTGCTCGGCAAGCTCCTGCCCGTGGTCATGGTGGTCGCCGTGATCGGCATGATCGCGCTGATGTTCACCTCGGGCAGCGCCATGATGCAGAGCCCGTTCATGATGATGTTCCCGATCATGATGCTCATGTCGATGTTCGGCATGTACGGGATGAACAACCGCGGCAACGGCGCCACCGCGGCCGAGCTCAACGAGGACCGCAAGGACTATCTGCGCTACCTCGGGCAGATCCGGTCCCAGGTCGATCGCACCCGTACGGAACAGCGCGCGGCCCTCGAGTGGATCCACCCCGATCCGGCGGCGCTGCCCGGTTGCGTCGGCTCCCGGCGGATGTGGGAACGGCGACCCGCCGACCCGGACTTCCTGCACGTGCGTGTGGGCGTCGGCAGCCAGCGCCTCGCCACCCGTCTCGTGCCACCGGAGACCGGCCCGCTCGAGGACCTCGAACCGGTGTCGACGGTGGCACTGCGCCGGTTCGTCCGGCACTGCGCCTCCGTGCCCGGACTGCCCGTCGCGGTGGCCCTGCGCGGCTTCCCCGCCGTCGGGCTGAGCGGTCCGCGCGCCGAGGTCTTCGACACCGCGCGCGCGATGCTGCTCGCGCTCGCCGCCCTGCACGGCCCCGACCACGTGCGGATCGTCGTCGCGACGCCCGATGTCGACTCCGCCGAGTGGGGCTGGCTGAAATGGCTTCCGCACGTAGCGCACCCGACGGAGTGCGACAGCCTCGGGCCCGTGCGCACCGTCTACGGCTCCGCCTCGGAGCTCGAGGACGCGATCGCGCCCGAGCTCGCCGATCGTGGGCCGTTCGCCCGGTCCGCGCCCGTCGATCCCACCCGCACGCACTACGTGATCCTGCTGGACCGCGGGATCGCGGTGACGCCCGGCGGGGCGCTGGACGCCGCCGTCGGGATCGACGGCGTGACGGTCCTCGACCTCTCGCCCGAGCCCGACGCGCTCGCGGTCCGCAGCGGGCTGCAACTCGTCATCGACGACGCCCGGCGGCTCGGCGCACGCAGCGCGGCGGGCGTCGAGTACTTCGCGCAGCCGGACGCCGTCACCGCCGGCGCGGCGCAGGTCACGGCCCGCCGGATCGGCCGGTTCCGCCCCGCGTCGATGGCGGAGCTCCTCGATTTCGACGGTGACGCGGGCGCGACCGACCCGGGCCTGCCGGCGCTCATCGGCATCGCCGACGCCGCCGCGATCACGCCGGAGACCGTGTGGCGCGAGCGCACCGCCCGCGAGCGGCTGCGCGTGCCGATCGGCGTCGGCCCGCGCGGCGAGCCGGTGGAGATCGACCTCAAGGAGGCCGCCGAGAACGGCATGGGCCCGCACGGGCTGTGCATCGGCGCCACGGGATCCGGCAAATCCGAGTTCCTGCGCACTCTGGTGCTGTCCATGGTCGCCACGCACCCGCCCGAGGCGCTCAACCTCGTGCTCGTCGACTTCAAGGGCGGCGCCACATTTCTCGGTCTCGAATCGCTCCACCACGTCGCCGCGGTCATCACGAACCTCGAGGAGGAGATCGCGATGGTCGACCGCATGCGGGACGCCCTCTCCGGCGAGATGAACCGCCGGCAGGAGGTGCTGCGGCGGGCCGGGAACTTCGCCAACGTCGGCGAGTACGAGAAGGCCCGCCGCGCGGGCGCGCCGCTCGAGCCGATGCCCGCGCTCGTCGTCATCGTCGACGAGTTCTCCGAACTGCTCTCGCAGAAACCGGATTTCGCGGAGCTCTTCGTCGCGATCGGCCGTCTCGGCCGGTCGCTGCACATCCACCTGCTGCTCGCCTCGCAGCGGCTCGAGGAGGGCAAGCTGCGCGGCCTGGACTCGCACCTGTCCTACCGGATCGGCCTGAAGACCTTCTCCGCGAGCGAGTCCCGCGCGGTCCTCGGCGTGCCGGACGCCTACCACCTGCCGTCGACGCCCGGCGCGGGCTTCCTGAAGTTCGACGCCGACCCGCCGCGACGCTTCCATGCGAGTTACGTCTCCGGCGAGTACGAGCCGCCCAGCTCCGCCGCGTCGACGGTGCGCCGTGGGACGGTGGGCAGCGCCGCGGTCCGGGAGTACCTCAACGCCCCGGCCCCGATCGAGCGGCGGCGTTCGCCGGGGCTGCCCGAGGGACTCATGCGGATCCCCGCGCAGCCGGGCGATCCCGTGCCGCCCACCGGCGCGCCCGGCGCGTCCGCGCCCGGTATGGGCGCACCGTCGCTGCTGCAGACGATGGTCGCGCGCCTGGCCGGCCACGGCCTCCCCGCCCACGAGGTCTGGCTGCCCCCGCTCGACGAGTCGGCGCCCGTGGGCGAGCTCGCACAGCACCTGCGCCGCACCGACTCCACGTCGCTGCGCGTCGCGATCGGTGTCGTCGACCGGCCCTACGACCAGCGGCGCGACCTCCTGGTGGTGGACCTCAACGGCGCGCAGGGCAACGTCGCGGTCGTCGGCGGCCCGCAGTCGGGCAAGTCGACGGCGCTGCGCACGCTCATCGTCTCCACGGCGCTCACGCACACGCCGCGACAGGCCCAGTTCTACGTGCTCGACTTCGGCGGCGGGTCGCTCGCGAGCATCGCCGGCGTGCCGCACGTCGGCTCCGTCGCGGGCCGCCTCGACCCGGACCGGGTGCGGCGCACCGTCGCCGAGGTGACGGGTGTGATCCGCCATCGCGAGGCGGCTTTCCGCGAGCACGGCGTCGCGTCGATGGACCAGTACCGCGCGCACCCCGCCGCGGCGGCCGACCCGTTCGGCGACGTCTTCCTCGTGATCGACGGCTGGCAGGTGCTGCGCAGCGAGTTCGAATCGCTCGAGCCGCAGGTCAACGCGATCGCCGCGCAGGGCCTGTCCTACGGCGTGCACCTGATGATCGCCGCGTCGCGCTGGGGCGAGGTGCGCCCCGCGGTGAAGGACCAGCTCGGCACGAGGATCGAGCTGCGCCTGGGTGACCCGATGGATTCGGAGATGGGCCGCCGCGTGGCGAGTTCGGTCCCCGTCGGCCGGCCGGGCCGCGGCATCACCGGCGAGCAGCTGCACATGCTCGTCGCGCTGCCCTGCGGAGCGGAGTCCGACGATCTCCCGGCCGCGCAGGAGGCCCTGGTCGCCGAGATCGGCGAGCGGTACGCCGACCACGCGCCCGAGGTGCGGATGCTGCCCGACGTGGTGCTCCGCGACCGGATTCCCGCTCGCCGGGACGCGCCGCCCACGCACGCGGTCTTCGGCGTCGGCGAGTCCGAGCTCGCCGCCGCGACACTGCAGTTCGAGTCGCAGCCCTTCTTCCTGGTGCTCGGCGACAGCGAGTGCGGCAAGACGGAGACGCTGCGGACCATCATCGCGGGCCTCGTCGCCGGCGGCACGCCGAAGCAGACGAAGATCGTCCTCGTCGACTACCGCAGGACGCTCCTGGGCGTGATCGAGAGCGACCACCTCGCGGGCTACGCCTCGTCGTCGGATGCGCTGACGCCCATGGTCGACCACCTCGTGCGGGTGCTGCGCGAGCGCTGCCCGGGCGCGGACGTGACGCCGCAGCAGCTCAAGGAGCGCTCGTGGTGGACGGGCCCGGACATCTACCTCATCGTCGACGACTACGACCTGGTCGCGAGCGCCGCCGGTAATCCGCTGGCGCCGTTGCTGGAGCTGCTGCCCCAGGCGCGCGACATCGGCCTCAAGGTGATCATCGCCCGCCGCAGTGGCGGTCTCGCCCGCGGCCTGTACGAGAGCTTCCTCGCCCGCATCCGCGACCTCGCGGCCGACGGCCTCGTGATGAGCGGGTCGCGGGAGGAGGGCACCGTCCTCGGCGCCGTGAAGATGTCGCCGCAGCCGCCCGGCCGCGGCACCTGGGTCTCGCGCGCCCGCGGCGTCGAGCTGGTGCAGGTCGCGATGGTCGCGGAACCGGAGGGGGTTAGCGGTCCCGATGCACCGTGA